A stretch of the Actinoalloteichus fjordicus genome encodes the following:
- a CDS encoding siderophore-interacting protein has translation MSVNTEIRAARSAVVRPFSLFYITATAVRSLTPNMVRVTFGGPDLAGFTSGGLDQRVKLFFPLPGQDVPALPPPDDWYQAYQDMSDEVRPIMRTFTIRTHRPDVQEIDIDFAVHGDVGPASRWAIRARPGDVLGLLGPDVRHPAGSGVEYHPSPSEWQLIVGDDTALPAIGAIIETLQAGTRVRAFVEVASDADVQEFDTGGDVEITWLARTGSQTTPVSRLVEAVRNADLPSGTAYAWTAGESGMIRELRRHLLTELGWDRGQGYFGGYWRADSTPEPTDSDD, from the coding sequence ATGTCCGTCAACACCGAGATCCGCGCCGCACGCTCCGCCGTGGTGCGGCCGTTCTCCCTCTTCTACATCACCGCGACCGCCGTCCGTTCCCTCACCCCGAACATGGTGCGGGTCACCTTCGGCGGTCCGGACCTGGCCGGGTTCACCAGCGGCGGCCTTGATCAGCGGGTGAAGCTCTTCTTTCCGCTGCCGGGCCAGGACGTGCCCGCGCTGCCCCCGCCGGACGACTGGTACCAGGCCTACCAGGACATGTCCGACGAGGTCCGGCCGATCATGCGGACCTTCACCATCCGGACCCACCGCCCGGACGTCCAGGAGATCGACATCGACTTCGCGGTGCACGGCGATGTCGGCCCGGCATCGCGATGGGCGATCCGGGCCCGGCCCGGGGACGTCCTCGGACTGCTCGGCCCCGACGTGCGTCATCCGGCGGGCAGCGGCGTGGAGTACCACCCGAGTCCGTCGGAATGGCAGCTCATCGTCGGCGACGACACGGCGCTGCCTGCCATCGGCGCGATCATCGAGACGCTGCAGGCGGGCACCCGCGTCCGCGCCTTCGTCGAGGTCGCCAGCGACGCCGACGTCCAGGAGTTCGACACCGGCGGAGACGTGGAGATCACCTGGCTCGCCAGGACGGGAAGCCAGACCACGCCTGTATCCCGGCTCGTCGAGGCCGTCCGGAACGCCGATCTGCCCTCGGGCACCGCCTACGCGTGGACGGCAGGCGAGTCCGGCATGATCCGCGAGCTGCGCAGGCACCTGCTCACCGAACTCGGCTGGGATCGCGGTCAGGGCTACTTCGGCGGTTACTGGCGGGCCGACAGCACCCCGGAGCCGACGGATTCCGACGACTGA
- a CDS encoding PNPOx family protein, translated as MTADGRSVVFADREGNRRLDSLRNILSHARVGMLFLVPGMRETLRVNERATLVRDAPFLPRLALAGQDPEAGRPGRDRRVVPALRTLAHQGRPVGTGRLA; from the coding sequence GTGACGGCGGACGGCCGCTCGGTGGTGTTCGCCGATCGGGAGGGAAACCGCAGGCTCGACAGCCTTCGGAACATCCTGTCGCACGCGCGGGTCGGCATGCTCTTCCTCGTCCCCGGCATGCGCGAGACGCTGCGGGTGAACGAGCGCGCGACCCTCGTCAGGGACGCCCCGTTCCTGCCCCGGCTGGCGCTGGCGGGGCAGGACCCCGAAGCTGGCCGTCCTGGTCGAGATCGACGAGTTGTTCCTGCACTGCGGACGCTCGCTCACCAAGGCAGGCCTGTGGGAACCGGCCGACTGGCCTGA